A single window of Candidatus Rhabdochlamydia oedothoracis DNA harbors:
- a CDS encoding tRNA (mnm(5)s(2)U34)-methyltransferase — MTYLSLHSHLELARFYWKIVLQPGDWAIDATCGNGKDTLQLGKLSLGGVIGLDKQQIAIENTTTLLKNHLQEDEYKKMHLFCTSHIRFPSLAYKYSIRLIIYNLGYLPGSNKKITTFTEDTLKSLKLALELIMPGGLITICCYPGHVEGAREQNLLLQKAQELSPSQYVICHHSWPNKYASASLLLIQKKNSY; from the coding sequence ATGACTTATCTATCCCTGCACTCCCACTTAGAATTGGCGCGCTTTTATTGGAAAATAGTCTTACAACCAGGAGATTGGGCCATTGACGCAACTTGCGGAAATGGCAAAGATACTTTGCAGCTAGGGAAGCTTTCTTTAGGCGGGGTTATTGGCCTAGATAAACAACAAATTGCCATTGAAAATACCACTACTTTATTAAAAAATCATTTACAAGAAGACGAATATAAAAAAATGCATTTATTTTGTACATCGCATATTCGTTTCCCTTCTCTTGCCTATAAATACTCTATCCGCTTAATTATATACAACTTGGGATATCTTCCAGGCAGCAATAAAAAAATCACTACCTTTACAGAAGATACGCTAAAAAGTCTTAAGCTCGCTCTTGAACTGATTATGCCAGGGGGGTTAATTACTATTTGCTGCTACCCAGGTCATGTAGAAGGCGCTAGAGAGCAAAACTTATTGTTACAGAAAGCACAAGAATTGTCTCCTTCTCAATATGTGATTTGCCATCATTCCTGGCCAAATAAATACGCGTCTGCTTCTTTGTTATTGATTCAAAAAAAAAATAGTTATTAA
- a CDS encoding bifunctional folylpolyglutamate synthase/dihydrofolate synthase, whose protein sequence is MSNYKKMLKQLLETPLLKEKPSTLENVQSLNRALSYPTSTYSTIHVAGTNGKGSVSMKIAKALEYCGYRVGLYTSPHIHSPRERICINSEIISEEEMVCGAEKLFNVCQKLELNLSFFEYMTFLAFEFFCEKRVDVAVIETGLGGRLDATNILCPILTIITSISKEHIQFLGQNLEKIAFEKAGILKPKVPVVLGPRARFQSIYKHACALHCPVCYVSKFFHFFDEENSEIAKNALEQLKTDFILSQKAINQALILRPSCRFEICGDIIFDVAHNPEAIFYLLQALHYFFPKRSLRFVVGFSKDKDYESCLELIAPVAIHIHLVQGSSRLVSTNELSFALKDAPSSFYTCHQSIEEGVKAAFSFAFQANELTVVCGSFYIMQEAKSVAYPIKAFDLNMQGAPIAFS, encoded by the coding sequence ATGTCTAATTATAAAAAAATGCTTAAACAGCTTTTAGAAACGCCTTTATTAAAAGAAAAGCCAAGCACTCTAGAAAATGTGCAGTCTTTGAATAGAGCGCTTTCTTACCCTACAAGCACGTATTCTACCATTCACGTTGCAGGAACCAACGGAAAAGGTTCTGTCTCTATGAAAATAGCTAAAGCTTTAGAATACTGTGGTTATCGTGTTGGATTATATACTTCACCTCATATCCATTCGCCTCGTGAGAGAATTTGCATTAACTCAGAAATCATTTCTGAAGAAGAAATGGTCTGTGGAGCGGAAAAACTTTTTAATGTGTGTCAAAAGCTAGAATTGAATCTCTCTTTTTTTGAATATATGACCTTTTTAGCTTTTGAATTTTTCTGTGAAAAGCGTGTAGATGTAGCAGTCATTGAAACGGGACTGGGTGGTAGGTTAGATGCTACCAATATATTATGTCCTATTCTTACGATTATTACCTCTATTAGTAAAGAACATATCCAATTCTTAGGTCAAAATTTAGAGAAGATAGCTTTTGAAAAAGCGGGCATTTTAAAACCTAAAGTTCCTGTTGTTTTAGGGCCTAGAGCTCGTTTTCAATCTATTTATAAACACGCTTGCGCTTTGCATTGCCCAGTTTGTTATGTAAGTAAATTTTTTCATTTTTTTGATGAAGAAAACAGTGAAATTGCTAAAAATGCCTTAGAGCAACTTAAAACCGATTTTATTTTAAGTCAAAAAGCCATAAATCAAGCTCTTATTTTACGGCCTAGTTGTCGTTTTGAAATTTGTGGGGATATAATTTTTGATGTAGCGCATAATCCAGAAGCTATATTTTATCTCTTGCAAGCGTTGCACTATTTTTTCCCCAAAAGGAGCTTACGTTTTGTAGTAGGCTTTTCAAAAGATAAAGATTATGAAAGCTGTTTAGAGCTAATAGCACCTGTTGCAATACATATTCATTTAGTCCAGGGAAGCTCTAGGTTAGTGTCTACAAATGAACTCTCTTTTGCACTAAAAGATGCGCCTTCCTCCTTTTACACCTGCCATCAGAGTATAGAAGAAGGAGTTAAGGCAGCTTTTAGCTTTGCTTTTCAAGCAAATGAGTTAACAGTTGTCTGTGGTAGTTTTTATATTATGCAAGAAGCTAAAAGCGTTGCTTATCCTATAAAAGCCTTTGATTTAAATATGCAAGGAGCGCCTATTGCTTTTTCTTGA
- the infC gene encoding translation initiation factor IF-3: protein MLCLHGYKWQLGVRTLNLRINREIRALKVRVIDKEGNQLGILSLAEALTKAEQMGLDLVEIAPNAAPPVCKIIDYGKYRYQLTKKEKEQKKSQHQVKVKEIKIKPNTDDHDIMVKLKHARDFISKGNKVRITCTLRGREMARPEYAQKAVLGVCEALIDVATPESPAKMLGRSLSVVLAPGTAKKSSKIV from the coding sequence ATGCTTTGTTTACACGGATACAAATGGCAACTGGGGGTAAGAACTCTGAATCTGAGAATCAATAGAGAAATTCGTGCTTTAAAAGTGCGTGTAATTGATAAAGAAGGAAATCAATTAGGGATTTTGTCATTAGCTGAGGCTTTGACAAAAGCAGAGCAAATGGGACTGGATTTGGTGGAAATCGCTCCAAATGCGGCTCCTCCTGTTTGTAAAATTATCGATTATGGTAAATATCGTTATCAACTAACAAAAAAAGAAAAAGAACAAAAAAAGTCGCAGCATCAGGTTAAAGTTAAAGAAATAAAGATTAAGCCAAATACAGATGATCACGATATCATGGTAAAATTAAAACATGCACGTGACTTCATCTCTAAAGGGAATAAAGTTCGAATTACTTGTACATTGCGCGGTAGAGAAATGGCGCGACCTGAATATGCACAAAAAGCGGTTTTAGGAGTGTGTGAAGCTCTTATCGATGTAGCCACCCCTGAATCTCCGGCTAAAATGCTTGGGCGTAGTTTATCAGTTGTATTAGCGCCGGGGACTGCAAAGAAAAGCAGTAAAATAGTTTAA
- the rpmI gene encoding 50S ribosomal protein L35, whose protein sequence is MPKMKTKKAVSARFKVTGTGKLVRRRPGCRHILTKKSSKRKRKLHRPTLVDQGQVKMYARLMGVG, encoded by the coding sequence ATGCCAAAAATGAAAACGAAAAAAGCAGTAAGCGCCAGGTTTAAAGTGACGGGAACAGGAAAACTGGTTCGTCGACGTCCTGGATGCCGTCATATACTGACAAAGAAATCTTCCAAACGCAAACGCAAATTACACCGCCCTACATTAGTAGATCAAGGGCAGGTAAAAATGTATGCTCGTTTAATGGGAGTGGGGTGA
- the rplT gene encoding 50S ribosomal protein L20 — MVRVTNSVASKRSRKRLFKRAKGFVGDRKNHLRLTKDAVLSAEAFNYRHRKLKKREFRSLWITRISAGAKINGISYSKLVHGMSLANCRINRKRLAEMAESDPKGFTAIANVAKLACC; from the coding sequence ATGGTTAGAGTCACAAACTCTGTGGCTTCCAAGCGTTCCCGCAAGAGACTATTCAAGCGTGCTAAGGGATTTGTTGGAGACCGCAAAAATCACCTTCGTTTGACAAAGGACGCCGTATTATCAGCAGAGGCTTTTAATTATCGTCATCGTAAGCTGAAGAAAAGAGAATTCCGCAGCTTATGGATTACTCGTATTAGTGCAGGGGCAAAGATAAACGGGATTTCTTACAGTAAGCTCGTTCATGGCATGTCACTGGCTAATTGTCGGATTAACCGCAAAAGACTTGCTGAAATGGCAGAAAGCGATCCTAAAGGATTTACTGCGATTGCAAATGTTGCTAAGCTTGCATGTTGTTAG
- the pheS gene encoding phenylalanine--tRNA ligase subunit alpha has product MRDTISSIQKQFQSDLSQIKNSKDVELLKVKYLGKKGLIQHIMQQLKEVSKDLRPQIGKEINDLKEEILQLCQNGLESFLNVEQTKRLSEEKIDVTIPGRRRFIGRRHPLQLTLNKVIDLFCNMGFSVQYGPDIDSDYYNYEGLNFPPDHPARDTQDTFYITKDLLLRSHTSNTQLRVMQEKTPPIRIIAPGTVYRNETISSRSHVFFHQIEGLYIDRKVTFADLLATMDEFWKKLFGPSVQTRFRPSYFPFVEPGLEVDIACTSCKAQGCRLCKHTGWLEVAGAGMVHPQVLRNANIDPEEYSGYAWGMGIERVAMLLYGVKDIRLFTENNLRFLNQFA; this is encoded by the coding sequence GTGCGCGATACAATTTCTTCTATTCAAAAGCAATTTCAATCTGATTTATCACAAATTAAAAATAGCAAAGATGTTGAGCTGCTGAAGGTAAAATACCTTGGAAAAAAGGGTTTGATCCAACACATAATGCAACAACTGAAAGAGGTTTCTAAAGATCTTCGACCTCAAATAGGAAAAGAGATTAATGATCTTAAAGAAGAAATCTTACAACTTTGTCAAAACGGACTTGAAAGCTTTCTAAACGTAGAACAAACCAAACGTTTATCTGAAGAAAAAATAGATGTGACAATTCCTGGAAGAAGGAGATTCATCGGCAGACGACATCCACTGCAATTAACCTTAAATAAGGTTATAGATTTGTTCTGTAATATGGGTTTTTCTGTACAATATGGTCCTGATATAGATAGTGATTACTACAACTACGAAGGATTAAATTTTCCTCCAGATCATCCAGCTCGAGATACGCAGGATACTTTCTACATTACAAAAGATCTATTATTGCGCTCACATACCTCTAATACGCAGCTACGTGTAATGCAAGAAAAAACACCGCCTATTCGAATTATTGCTCCAGGAACCGTTTATCGCAATGAAACAATTAGCAGTAGATCACATGTGTTTTTTCATCAAATAGAAGGTTTGTATATTGATCGCAAAGTCACATTTGCAGATCTATTAGCTACGATGGACGAATTTTGGAAAAAGCTCTTTGGTCCATCTGTTCAAACACGCTTTCGCCCTAGTTATTTTCCCTTTGTAGAACCAGGCCTTGAAGTAGATATTGCTTGTACTTCCTGCAAAGCGCAAGGGTGTAGATTGTGTAAACATACAGGCTGGTTAGAAGTTGCAGGAGCCGGTATGGTGCACCCACAAGTTCTTAGGAATGCGAATATTGATCCAGAAGAATATTCCGGATATGCCTGGGGAATGGGTATTGAAAGAGTCGCTATGCTGCTTTACGGGGTTAAGGATATTCGATTGTTTACCGAAAACAATTTGCGGTTTTTAAATCAGTTTGCTTGA